From the genome of bacterium:
CCGGAAGATGATTTCTTTCAGTCGCTTTTTTGTGTCGTAGCCAAAATCCGCAGTTGTAAAATTTCCAAAGTTCATCGAATCGACACGACGCTGTCCGGCATAGTTGAATGCCGATACAAGCGATGCATCTGCATAAAAGTTCTTAGGCCTCCGGATCGAATCAAACTCGCTCGTAACGATTCGACCACCTGGGTAAGTCAGCGAAGTTCGGTTTCCAACTGCATCATACGTGGCTGAAACTGTGTGGCTTGGGCCAGGAAGAAGGGTTTGTGTTTCCTCCAGCAGTCTTCCGAGCGAATCGTATTTCAGCTACTAGGCTTTGCGGATTTGTGGCGCTCGTCGTGCGATCAAGGGCGTCATAAGAAAAAAGTTCAGAAGTCGTTCCAACCGTGCCTCCGGCAAGCGTAATCTGTTTTTCTTTGATTCGGTTATTGGCATCGTATACGGGCTTGACTCTTGTTCCTGTTCGTTCGACAACCTGTTCCAGCCTGTTTCCCCCGGTTTTGTAAATGTACTTTTCTGCAATGCCACCAGGGTAATTAACACGAATCAGACGATTCTGTTTGTCGTGAACATAGGATGTTCCGTTTCCGCAAGGATCCGTATAGGTGATCAGATTGCTGTTCGCGTCGTAGTCGAATTTGATATCGTTATCGCATGCAGCGCTTAAAGAAACAACGCTTTCGGTCTTTTTTCTATCCAGTCCATCATACGAATAACTGCGATATTGGCCTCTTTCATCCCGTGTTAATGCGAGATTTCCCCGCTCATCATAGTAGTAAAATTTCTGCTTCGCATCAGGATCGGTTTCTATGAAAAGACGATCCGCTGTGTCATAAACGTATTGCCACCGGAACTCTTCGGATGCGACGCCAACTTTGTCGATCTCTTTCTTTTCAACGAGGTTTCCATTTCCGTCATAGCTGTATTCAATCGCGTTTTCCGTTGCATCGATCTGCTGCCTGAGCTGATCCCGTCCATCGTAGACAAAGTGTGTTAAATCGTTGTTGGCATCGTAATGGTTGATAACCCGCGAGTTTTTGTCATGAACCATTACGGTCTTCGCCTGGCCCGCTTCGGCAAAATCAGGCTTAATGATTTTCTCGATTCGCTCCGTTAACCGATTCAGGTCATCGTACTTATTTACTGTCTCGGAAACGACTCTATCTTGCGCGTCTCTGACTCTTGCGATCGTTACGTTCCCGGATGGATCATAGCGGCTTTCGGTGTAATTGCCGACACCAAAAATTGTTTTCACCTGCCGGCCAAAACCGTCGTAGTTGTGTTCTATGGCAATATCCGGCGTGATCTCTTTGGCTAAATTTCCGTCTTTGTCATACTCGTATTGATAAACACCTTGTTGTGGAGAAGCCGGGTCGCTAGGGTCTGCTTCGGTCGATCCTTCGCCAAAGGCTTCAATCCTCTGGGCCAGCAAGTCCCGCGCATCGTAGAGAAACTTTGTGTTATTTCCTTTCGGCTGTGTAATATCGGAAACATTTCCGCGTTCATCATAAAGGAATTTGGTAACCAGCTCATTTCCTTCTGCATATCGTTTTACTTCCGTCTGTTGATTGAGCTGGTTGTATTCGATTACTGTATGACTTTGTTCTGAGGTAGCCTTTGGTTCCATTAAAACATCGATAAGATTGTCATCCGCGTCGTATTTATACTGGGTGCGATAAGAAAAGGAGTCTTGCCCATCATCTGAGTTAGATGCCGCCTCAAACACCTCCATGACCTGATCCAGTACATTATGCGTGGTTGTTGTTTTGATACCCCTTCCATCAGTGGCAATGATCACGTTTCCGCGGTTGTCATATTCAAAACTTTGCGATGTACGGCTGCCTGCTGAGATTTGTCCTTCATTTCCGGTGGACTCTGCTGCGATTGTCACTTTCTTCAGATAACCGCCAGTTTGAGGATCCGTTGTTCTTGAAGCGCCAGGCGCCGATTCGGCCTCCTTAAAATATTCGTAGGTATCTTTATTTCCCAGGGGATCCGTAGCAGTTTGGACCTGCCCGAACTTGTTGTACGTGTAACCTTCTGCGATACCTGGAATCGGATGAATAATGCTTGTAGGATTTCCGCGTTCGTCACGCGCGATCGTTGTTGTAAAACCACGCGGATCTTTGGTGGATGTTATCTGATTGTAGATATTCTCATACTGGTATTCGGTGATAATCGGCTCTGCCGGCCCTCCAAATCCATCGATCTTTGAATCGGGCTTATGAGTTTGTTTTAAAAGATTGCCCTGGGATCTTCGATTTAGAAGGTTTGTTGTGTCGTATGTATATTCGGTAACTCCGCCTTCCGGCAAAGTCATTTTTGTCAGCAGCCCATCAAAGTTATATTCGAAAGAAGTGATTCCTGTTATCTCAGGACCATTGTCGGGCTCAAAACCAAGGGGTGTAATCATTCTCTTGACCCGGCCCTCTCCATCAAGCTCATAGCGATGCTGTCTGGATGGAGGAGTCGGATACTTAACCGTTGTCTTTGCTTCATCGTAAATAAATTCCAGCTCAAAAGTTCCGTACTTATGCTTTTCCAGTCTGTCTTGCACGTTGTACGTGTTCTTAAGGACTTCCTGGTTTCTTCCGTTTTTAACAACGGTGAGGTTCGTTTTTGTCAGAAGATTGTCGCCACCCTGGTACTCATATTCCGTTGTTTTTCCATTTGGAAAATTATTTCCGTTTGGTGTTCCAGTGACTTTTGGTGAAGTAACTTTCTTTAAGAAGTGATTCCCTTCCGTATCGTAATCGAAGGTTACTGTTCGGCCTGCAAAGTCAATCAGGCTCTTCAGCTTTCCATCATCGTTGTAGTCGTATGCGATAGAACGTCCCATCGTATCGAGCACAACCGAAAGTTTTCCGGCCGGTTCATACAGGAACTCCATTTTGTTTTGATTGCGATCCTGGATCTGCGAGAGCTGTCCATAATTGTTGAAGAGATATGCGGTGCCGTCAGGCTGATGGATCAAAAAGTTTCCGTCCTGAAGTTTTTTCAGCTCTGCAAATTCGCCAAACCAGGAAAGATAAAAGAGCGGCCCGGGGACTGGAGGTGGCGGAAGCACCCGGAAGATTTCCTTGCGGCCTGCCCCGTCGTACCAGATCACATCTCCATTTGGAAGCTCCAGTAGCCGCATGAAGTATATGTGGTCCCAGCCCTGGCCAAGTGGACCGTCATAAATCATCTGCGATTCATAAGTGCGGCCGAATGCATAATCAAAAGCTCTCCCCTTAATCGAGAGGTCTACGGCTGAATGGGTCCACTCACCTGAATGGAGGTATGCGCCGGCGTGTTCTGCAGCATTCTGCTTTGACTCCGGTTTTTCTGAATCGGTTAAATCGAGACGGATCGCGCGGCTAACAAATCTTGATTGCCTTAAAAGGTCTGTCGTTACTTTTAGCAGGTTTTGCGTGATACTTCCGTCAATCTCTACTTTTGCAAAATCTCCGGCGCCAAGCACTTTTGCTCCCTCTGGTATCGCTTCCTTCTTTGGCAAAAGCGGATGCGCCGTGATATAGAAAGGATCCGAGACATAGAGCCTGAAACTCCCATCTGCTTCGTCAATAACTCCGTCATTATTCGCGTCAACTGGAGCTTTGTATTTTACTGCCGTCTCAAACTCAGTGATTGGAAACCCTGGCGCAAACTTCACTGGACCATCAAAGAAGTTCGTTGACGAAACTTTTACTTTTACTTCTCCAGTTGCTCCACCTGCTGCTGACGGGAGCTGGGCAAGCACGTAGTATTTCGTCGGCTGGATGCCTTCTAGAATCGATAGTGGGATCCCTGGAGGAATCGATGTCTTTGCGGGAATCGTAATTCCCGAGGAAAGTGGTGTTCCGGCGGGAATGACTGTTCCATCTGCAAGCGGGAACGGCACTGGTAAAATCATTCCTTCGGGAAGCGGGACATCCACGCCTGTCATAATCCCTTCCGATTCAATCACTCCGACATGCTCATACAGCCCGTCATTGTTTTTGTCCGTGACGATCTCGACATTCAGGTTTCCAACCAAAACCGATTGCAAGCCCTTATCGCGAGTCGCTACATACACGGTGTTCAGCTCTTCATCGATCGTGACGTTTCCTGCCGTTATCGTGTTTGTAATCTGAATCTTTCCCACTACCTGGGGCGGATTATCCGGATGGATCAGGAATGGATCCTGAACATCCACGATATAGATCCCATCCGCTCCAACAGGAACGTAAAGTTTTAGATTCTTAACATCGAGCTTCAGATCGAAGACGGTGACTCCATCTCCAACTTTGATTGTGCCAAGAAGCTTTGGATCCTTGATATCTGTAATATCCATCACGTGGATGCCAAAACTTCCCGAAGCTATGAAAGCCAGGTCGTGCAGCTCATAGCTTCGAGGATTTGTGTGCGCTGCATCCCGTTTTGATACAACTCCGTCATCTACGGCGGCACCATCCTGATCTTCGACTATTCCCGTTCTTCCATCCTGGTCGATGTCGACTTCGTAATTCTGCATTACTTCGACATTATTCGCAGTTCCGGGGATAATGCCTGAGCTTACGGCCGATACCTGGCAGCGCTGTTCTTCCAGCGTCCCGGTTCCCCTGGCGCACGGCGAACCAGCTAAAATTTTCTTTGCGTCAACCGCTTTGAAAGACGCTACAGTATTGTTGGCATCGTTATGCATCGAAGAACCGGACATAACAACATCGAGCACGCTTTCATCCTCAGTCGGAGTGTCAGGATCATCCGGCTTTCCATAAAGAGCAATGTCTTTTACCGCAAGCTCATCGTACTTTTTGTGCGCAAAGCTGTGGATTGGAACCGAAGTCTTTGTTAAATCAACAATCTGAACACCAAGTCCGATGGTTGCTATATATGCGTGCTGCCCGAACACGAGGACCTTTATCGGTGTTCCTTCCGGAATGGGATTTGTCTCGCCTGCGCGGTCATCTTCAGGATCGCCAAGAAAACGGGTTAAGATCATTGAACCGGTGATTACCGGATTTTCAAAATTACTAAAATCGAACTGATAGAGTTTCCCGTACTGATTTACTCCGCCACCAACACCGATGACAGTATTTCCATTTCGCGCAAAACTCCTGATTCCACCAAGTATCGAAAGATTGGAAACGAGCTTCAGATCAAGCGGATCTGCTGTGCTGTAAATCTCAATTCCATCGTCTTTTCCAACAATGAGGTGGTTTCGCATTAAGACGCTGTCATTGACTCTCCCTGATCCTGCTCCCGATTGAAGCGGATAGTCTTTTGTTTTGAAGCGCACGATGAACTTGTCTTTCATCGCGTTTTGCGCGATGTCCTGGACACCGGCAAAAACAATCGTGTATTCCTTTCCGCTCTCAAGGCTCTGATGCGGCTTGATTTCAAGAATCTGCTGCGCCTGTAACAACTCCACATTAAAAGGAACTTTTTTAGTGGAATCTGTGGTCAGATAAAATTCCAGAAGCTGCGGATAGCTCACTTGATCTGCACTGCGGACCGGCTCGGAAAAATTAAAACGAAGCGCGGCCGCAGGTTCTACTTCCGTTGAAGAAAGCAGTAGAGTGACCGGCTCTCCAAAGTTGTAAGCGATGGATGCTGTAAAAGTGCCCGTGGCGGACGCAACATCTGAACCCATCAACCCACTTTCATTATTTCGGATTGCAACAAAGCTGTCTTGTGTAAGCGCTCCTGCAGTCCCGGTAATGGTTATGCTACCGTCTATATCTGCAACGCCATCTCCGTTACTATCGGGAGTCTGGAAACTGATGTTTGGTCTGATGTCACCCTTTGCTGCTCCGACTCTCCAGCTTGTGATTAGAAGCGGCGATCCGCCAATGATGTATGGCGCGCTCTGGTCGTCTGAGACCGGCTTTTGCAGATGAACTATGCTTTGCGCTTCTGTTGCCGGCGGGGCGGGCTGACCCTGGAATATAACGCGGCCTGTCACCGGATCAGTCACTGTCATCCGGTAGTTTTGATTCACAGGAAGGGGAATGATGAAGTCGTACACGTCGCGTAAGTAAACCGCCAGGTCTGTGTTGTCCCATTCCAGGACTGCTGGAAGACTCGTTACAGAAGCTTGCAGGAAGAAAAGAGCATCTTCTGAATGGATCAATGAATAGGCTTGATCTGGTGTGACGGCGCCCGCTCTTACTCCGGGCCATGGAGGCGATTGCGTTTTCAGCATGCCGTCTTCCAGTTTCAACGGCTCGACTGGCATCCATTTTTTCTTGCCGAAAAATTCTACGGGAACGGCTGCGAAGATTTGCGAATCTGCAGTCACGGTTACGCCTTGCGGAACCGGGAAAGATACTTCGATTGGTTTGTTTGCAGTCGCGCCGTTCAGATTCAGTGTGAAGTAGCCGATGTTGGTGAAGTCACGCGGTGTTGGGGTTACTGTCTGTGGATCGGGTGTAACTGTTTTCAGTTGTACTGGAGTTGCTGAATCGAACGTTCCGTCTGCAACTTCGATTACGATTCCTTGTGAGGTTGTATATTCGCCGCCGGTTGTTGGTAAAAGAGCGCCAGTGCCGTCTTTATACTCCATCCGGGCGAAGTCAACGCGAGTTTTGTTGTTGGCTGCATCGATCAACTCTACAAAGTATAAATCAAGCATGCCGCCGGCGATTGAGGCGGTGTAGAC
Proteins encoded in this window:
- a CDS encoding DUF6531 domain-containing protein is translated as MLDLYFVELIDAANNKTRVDFARMEYKDGTGALLPTTGGEYTTSQGIVIEVADGTFDSATPVQLKTVTPDPQTVTPTPRDFTNIGYFTLNLNGATANKPIEVSFPVPQGVTVTADSQIFAAVPVEFFGKKKWMPVEPLKLEDGMLKTQSPPWPGVRAGAVTPDQAYSLIHSEDALFFLQASVTSLPAVLEWDNTDLAVYLRDVYDFIIPLPVNQNYRMTVTDPVTGRVIFQGQPAPPATEAQSIVHLQKPVSDDQSAPYIIGGSPLLITSWRVGAAKGDIRPNISFQTPDSNGDGVADIDGSITITGTAGALTQDSFVAIRNNESGLMGSDVASATGTFTASIAYNFGEPVTLLLSSTEVEPAAALRFNFSEPVRSADQVSYPQLLEFYLTTDSTKKVPFNVELLQAQQILEIKPHQSLESGKEYTIVFAGVQDIAQNAMKDKFIVRFKTKDYPLQSGAGSGRVNDSVLMRNHLIVGKDDGIEIYSTADPLDLKLVSNLSILGGIRSFARNGNTVIGVGGGVNQYGKLYQFDFSNFENPVITGSMILTRFLGDPEDDRAGETNPIPEGTPIKVLVFGQHAYIATIGLGVQIVDLTKTSVPIHSFAHKKYDELAVKDIALYGKPDDPDTPTEDESVLDVVMSGSSMHNDANNTVASFKAVDAKKILAGSPCARGTGTLEEQRCQVSAVSSGIIPGTANNVEVMQNYEVDIDQDGRTGIVEDQDGAAVDDGVVSKRDAAHTNPRSYELHDLAFIASGSFGIHVMDITDIKDPKLLGTIKVGDGVTVFDLKLDVKNLKLYVPVGADGIYIVDVQDPFLIHPDNPPQVVGKIQITNTITAGNVTIDEELNTVYVATRDKGLQSVLVGNLNVEIVTDKNNDGLYEHVGVIESEGIMTGVDVPLPEGMILPVPFPLADGTVIPAGTPLSSGITIPAKTSIPPGIPLSILEGIQPTKYYVLAQLPSAAGGATGEVKVKVSSTNFFDGPVKFAPGFPITEFETAVKYKAPVDANNDGVIDEADGSFRLYVSDPFYITAHPLLPKKEAIPEGAKVLGAGDFAKVEIDGSITQNLLKVTTDLLRQSRFVSRAIRLDLTDSEKPESKQNAAEHAGAYLHSGEWTHSAVDLSIKGRAFDYAFGRTYESQMIYDGPLGQGWDHIYFMRLLELPNGDVIWYDGAGRKEIFRVLPPPPVPGPLFYLSWFGEFAELKKLQDGNFLIHQPDGTAYLFNNYGQLSQIQDRNQNKMEFLYEPAGKLSVVLDTMGRSIAYDYNDDGKLKSLIDFAGRTVTFDYDTEGNHFLKKVTSPKVTGTPNGNNFPNGKTTEYEYQGGDNLLTKTNLTVVKNGRNQEVLKNTYNVQDRLEKHKYGTFELEFIYDEAKTTVKYPTPPSRQHRYELDGEGRVKRMITPLGFEPDNGPEITGITSFEYNFDGLLTKMTLPEGGVTEYTYDTTNLLNRRSQGNLLKQTHKPDSKIDGFGGPAEPIITEYQYENIYNQITSTKDPRGFTTTIARDERGNPTSIIHPIPGIAEGYTYNKFGQVQTATDPLGNKDTYEYFKEAESAPGASRTTDPQTGGYLKKVTIAAESTGNEGQISAGSRTSQSFEYDNRGNVIIATDGRGIKTTTTHNVLDQVMEVFEAASNSDDGQDSFSYRTQYKYDADDNLIDVLMEPKATSEQSHTVIEYNQLNQQTEVKRYAEGNELVTKFLYDERGNVSDITQPKGNNTKFLYDARDLLAQRIEAFGEGSTEADPSDPASPQQGVYQYEYDKDGNLAKEITPDIAIEHNYDGFGRQVKTIFGVGNYTESRYDPSGNVTIARVRDAQDRVVSETVNKYDDLNRLTERIEKIIKPDFAEAGQAKTVMVHDKNSRVINHYDANNDLTHFVYDGRDQLRQQIDATENAIEYSYDGNGNLVEKKEIDKVGVASEEFRWQYVYDTADRLFIETDPDAKQKFYYYDERGNLALTRDERGQYRSYSYDGLDRKKTESVVSLSAACDNDIKFDYDANSNLITYTDPCGNGTSYVHDKQNRLIRVNYPGGIAEKYIYKTGGNRLEQVVERTGTRVKPVYDANNRIKEKQITLAGGTVGTTSELFSYDALDRTTSATNPQSLVAEIRFARKTAGGNTNPSSWPKPHSFSHV